A single window of Mycolicibacterium aurum DNA harbors:
- a CDS encoding NHL repeat-containing protein: MTYRLLLAVVLLLAGCGSQDAAQAPPEPSATAAATPTTTGILPSGVPTEGTRPPADDLPPPAEPQQAPAPSGPAPGRIVPVGTAPEGVVVDPVTRTVAIAKRDPDELVLLNADTGEITGRTPLPGFVRHLQLAAPGGPVLVPVESANALVRVDLPGGRAESQVLTGTVPHDASQAPNGTVFVANELGGTVAAVRGDQIVKVFTDSVQPAGLAPVGNAMGLLDVRKNDLTIYDSESLTIVGSTPAGEGPTHLVADRHGRMIATDTRGDAVRVFDTEPRQLAEIPQAGGPYGITYDPTRDRLWVASSGTNEVVGYDMTEPMPREVQRVPTVQNPYTLGVDSTTGRLFIAGVTAGVVQIVDPG; the protein is encoded by the coding sequence ATGACCTACCGGTTGCTGCTCGCCGTGGTGCTTCTCCTCGCGGGCTGCGGCAGTCAGGACGCCGCGCAGGCACCCCCCGAACCCTCGGCGACGGCCGCCGCGACACCGACGACCACCGGCATCCTGCCGTCCGGTGTACCGACGGAGGGCACCCGTCCGCCGGCCGACGACCTGCCGCCGCCCGCGGAACCGCAGCAGGCGCCGGCCCCGAGTGGCCCGGCGCCGGGCCGCATCGTTCCCGTTGGGACGGCGCCGGAGGGTGTGGTCGTCGACCCGGTCACACGCACCGTCGCCATCGCCAAGCGCGATCCCGACGAGCTCGTCCTGCTCAACGCAGACACCGGCGAGATCACCGGCCGCACGCCACTTCCCGGGTTTGTCAGGCACCTTCAGCTCGCTGCGCCGGGCGGCCCGGTTCTGGTCCCGGTGGAAAGCGCCAACGCACTGGTCCGCGTCGACCTGCCGGGCGGTCGCGCCGAGTCACAGGTGCTCACCGGCACCGTGCCGCACGACGCCTCGCAGGCCCCCAACGGTACGGTCTTCGTCGCCAACGAACTGGGCGGCACGGTCGCCGCAGTTCGCGGTGACCAGATCGTCAAGGTGTTCACCGACAGCGTGCAACCTGCCGGGCTGGCACCCGTGGGTAACGCGATGGGCCTGCTCGACGTTCGCAAGAACGATCTGACGATCTACGACAGCGAGTCGCTGACCATCGTCGGGTCCACACCGGCAGGCGAGGGTCCCACGCACCTGGTCGCCGACCGGCACGGGCGGATGATCGCCACCGACACCCGTGGCGACGCCGTGCGCGTGTTCGACACCGAGCCGCGTCAACTCGCCGAGATCCCCCAGGCCGGTGGGCCGTACGGCATCACCTACGACCCCACCCGCGACAGGCTGTGGGTCGCCTCGTCGGGCACCAATGAGGTGGTGGGTTACGACATGACCGAGCCGATGCCGCGCGAAGTGCAGCGGGTGCCGACGGTCCAGAACCCCTACACACTGGGCGTGGACTCGACGACGGGCCGGCTGTTCATCGCCGGCGTCACCGCTGGGGTGGTACAGATCGTCGACCCTGGTTGA
- a CDS encoding Na+/H+ antiporter, with translation MAGLTLLLALAAATVLLAPLAERINLPYPVVLLMFGLAVAFIPGMSAPAVNPELILPLVLPPLLFAAARRTSWRQFLDNRRAIGVLAIALVAVTAFAVGVVLHSIVPGLPLIAAIALGAAVAPPDPVAATAVAHKLRLPRRLRTVLEGEGLSNDATSLVLYEVAVASTVTGAFAPWHAGATLAGAVVIGILVGLAIAVATRWLLKKLPAHPAGSALILVMPFAAYVAADAAHGSGVLAVVTIALGLSRYSDHESAQTRLVTGTTWDIVELLVTGAAFAFVGLELRAVADQVSGSVGALIGQALLITAIVVVVRFLWIFPVAALDERILRRRSDRAEPVGWREMTVASWAGMRGVVTLAAVLALPPDFPERERLIFIAFVVIIATMLAQGLTLPLLVKLLGVTASSEEQDAQEQELLQRARDAGARRLQEVRDRGDVEPSVIDEALENADRMWHSMGIADDGADRESLHVRDAGTVNALKEELLEAARDAVVGARAESGADPTVVDRVLRRLDARGTTAA, from the coding sequence ATGGCCGGGCTGACGCTGTTGCTCGCGCTGGCGGCGGCCACCGTGCTCCTTGCGCCGCTGGCCGAGCGCATCAACCTTCCATATCCCGTCGTTCTGCTGATGTTCGGGTTGGCGGTCGCCTTCATTCCGGGGATGTCCGCACCTGCGGTGAACCCCGAGTTGATCCTGCCCCTCGTGCTGCCGCCGTTGCTGTTCGCCGCGGCCAGGCGGACGTCGTGGCGCCAATTCCTGGACAACCGTAGGGCGATCGGCGTGCTGGCGATCGCATTGGTCGCGGTGACGGCCTTCGCAGTGGGCGTCGTGCTGCATTCGATTGTGCCGGGCCTTCCGCTCATCGCCGCGATTGCCCTGGGGGCGGCGGTGGCGCCGCCCGATCCCGTCGCGGCCACCGCCGTCGCCCACAAGCTACGGCTTCCCCGCAGACTGCGGACGGTCCTCGAAGGCGAGGGGCTGTCCAACGACGCCACCTCGCTGGTGCTCTATGAGGTTGCGGTCGCCTCGACGGTGACGGGAGCGTTCGCGCCGTGGCATGCGGGGGCGACGCTGGCCGGTGCCGTCGTCATCGGCATCCTGGTGGGCCTCGCGATCGCGGTGGCGACGCGCTGGCTGCTCAAGAAGCTGCCCGCGCATCCCGCCGGCAGCGCGCTGATTCTGGTCATGCCGTTCGCGGCCTACGTGGCCGCCGACGCGGCACACGGCAGCGGGGTCCTCGCCGTCGTGACCATCGCGCTTGGGCTCAGTCGCTACTCCGACCACGAGTCCGCGCAGACGAGGCTGGTCACAGGCACCACGTGGGACATCGTCGAACTGCTGGTCACCGGCGCCGCGTTCGCGTTCGTCGGCCTCGAGCTGCGGGCCGTCGCCGACCAGGTGTCCGGCTCGGTCGGCGCGCTGATCGGCCAGGCCCTGCTGATCACCGCGATTGTCGTCGTGGTGCGATTCCTGTGGATTTTTCCGGTCGCCGCGCTCGACGAACGCATTCTGCGTCGTCGAAGCGACCGCGCCGAGCCTGTCGGCTGGCGGGAGATGACAGTGGCCTCCTGGGCGGGGATGCGCGGCGTGGTCACGCTGGCGGCGGTGCTGGCGCTGCCCCCGGACTTCCCCGAGCGCGAGCGCCTGATCTTCATCGCGTTCGTTGTCATCATCGCCACGATGCTGGCGCAGGGCCTCACACTGCCGCTTCTGGTCAAGCTCCTAGGCGTCACAGCCTCCAGTGAGGAACAGGACGCGCAAGAACAGGAACTGCTGCAGCGGGCGCGCGACGCGGGTGCGCGCCGTTTGCAGGAAGTGCGCGATCGCGGCGATGTCGAGCCGTCGGTGATCGACGAAGCACTCGAGAACGCCGACAGAATGTGGCATTCGATGGGCATCGCCGACGACGGTGCTGACCGTGAGTCGCTGCACGTTCGCGACGCCGGAACGGTGAACGCGTTGAAGGAGGAGCTGCTCGAAGCCGCCCGCGATGCAGTGGTCGGCGCCCGCGCCGAGTCAGGGGCAGACCCCACCGTCGTCGACCGGGTCCTGCGCCGCCTGGATGCCCGTGGCACGACCGCGGCTTGA
- the iolD gene encoding 3D-(3,5/4)-trihydroxycyclohexane-1,2-dione acylhydrolase (decyclizing) — MVSTAPKSTDKLVDQEPTVRLTVAQATVRFLANQYVEYDGERHKFFAGCLGIFGHGNVAGIGQALLQDEIDAAEASTEPGLPYVLGRNEQAMVHTAVGYARQQDRRQAWAVTASVGPGSTNMLTGAALATINRLPVLLLPADTFATRVSSPVLQELELPSSGDVTVNDAFKPLSRYFDRVWRPEQLPAALLGAMRVLTDPAETGAATVALPQDVQAESHDWPVSLFAERTWHISRPLPERSVIARAAEVIRSASKPLIVAGGGVIYSGASDALAQFAATTGIPVCESQAGKGSLLHDDPRSVGAVGSTGTTAANALAGDADVIIGIGTRYSDFTSASRTAFNNPDVRFVNINVASLDSVKQGGISVVSDAREALEALTALLGDYSVSDEYTSRINDLVTEWNDTVSEAYRTEDGAALNQNQVIGLVNTLSDPRDVVVCAAGSMPGDLHKLWRMRDRKGYHVEYGFSCMGYEIAGGIGVRMAAPDRDVFIMVGDGSYLMMATELVTAVQEGVKVIPVLVQNHGFASIGGLSESLGSQRFGTAYRYRGADGRLDGDKLPVDLAANAASLGADVIRVTTAAEFADAVKVAKASDHTTVIHVETDPMIFAPDSHSWWDVPVSEVSTLESTQQAYQRYADWKKVQRPLINPSDR, encoded by the coding sequence ATGGTGTCCACCGCGCCGAAGTCGACGGACAAGCTCGTCGACCAGGAACCGACCGTGCGCCTCACCGTCGCTCAGGCGACCGTGCGCTTTCTCGCCAACCAGTACGTCGAGTACGACGGCGAGCGCCACAAGTTCTTCGCCGGTTGCCTGGGCATCTTCGGCCACGGCAATGTGGCCGGGATCGGTCAGGCACTGCTGCAGGACGAGATCGACGCAGCAGAAGCGTCCACGGAACCGGGCCTTCCGTATGTACTGGGCCGCAACGAGCAGGCCATGGTGCACACCGCGGTGGGGTACGCCCGGCAGCAGGACCGCAGGCAGGCGTGGGCGGTGACCGCCAGCGTCGGTCCCGGTTCGACCAACATGCTCACCGGCGCCGCCCTGGCGACGATCAACCGGCTGCCGGTATTGCTGTTGCCCGCCGACACTTTCGCGACCCGGGTGAGTTCGCCAGTGCTGCAGGAGCTGGAGTTGCCGTCCAGCGGCGACGTCACCGTCAACGATGCCTTCAAGCCGCTGTCGAGGTACTTCGACCGGGTGTGGCGACCGGAGCAACTCCCTGCCGCGCTGCTGGGCGCGATGCGCGTGCTGACCGATCCCGCCGAGACCGGAGCGGCGACCGTGGCCCTGCCCCAGGACGTCCAGGCCGAGTCCCACGACTGGCCGGTGTCGCTGTTCGCCGAGCGCACCTGGCACATCAGCAGGCCGCTGCCGGAGCGCTCGGTGATCGCCCGGGCCGCGGAGGTGATCCGCTCGGCGAGCAAGCCGCTGATCGTGGCGGGTGGCGGCGTCATCTACTCCGGGGCAAGCGATGCGCTGGCACAGTTCGCCGCCACGACCGGTATTCCGGTGTGCGAGAGCCAGGCCGGTAAAGGCTCACTACTGCACGACGATCCCCGATCGGTCGGTGCCGTCGGATCCACCGGCACCACCGCCGCCAACGCGCTGGCCGGCGACGCTGACGTCATCATCGGCATCGGCACCCGCTACAGCGACTTCACCTCGGCGTCGCGCACCGCGTTCAACAATCCGGACGTGCGGTTCGTCAACATCAACGTGGCCTCGCTCGACTCGGTCAAGCAGGGCGGCATCAGCGTCGTCTCCGACGCCCGCGAAGCGCTCGAAGCGCTCACCGCTCTGCTCGGCGACTATTCGGTCAGCGACGAATACACCAGCCGCATCAACGATCTGGTCACCGAATGGAACGACACCGTCTCCGAGGCCTATCGCACCGAAGACGGCGCGGCGCTGAACCAGAACCAGGTGATCGGGTTGGTCAACACGCTGTCCGACCCTCGCGATGTCGTGGTGTGCGCGGCCGGTTCGATGCCCGGCGATCTGCACAAGTTGTGGCGGATGCGTGATCGCAAGGGCTATCACGTCGAGTACGGGTTCTCCTGCATGGGTTACGAGATCGCCGGCGGTATCGGGGTGCGGATGGCCGCTCCCGATCGCGACGTGTTCATCATGGTCGGCGACGGCTCGTATCTGATGATGGCCACCGAGTTGGTGACCGCGGTCCAGGAGGGTGTCAAGGTCATCCCGGTACTGGTGCAGAACCACGGCTTCGCATCCATCGGAGGTCTGTCGGAATCGCTTGGCTCCCAACGATTCGGCACCGCCTACCGGTACCGAGGCGCAGACGGCCGTCTGGACGGTGACAAGCTACCGGTGGACCTGGCGGCCAACGCGGCGAGCCTGGGTGCCGATGTCATCCGGGTGACGACGGCCGCCGAGTTCGCCGACGCCGTCAAGGTCGCCAAGGCCAGCGACCATACAACGGTCATCCACGTCGAGACCGATCCGATGATCTTCGCCCCAGACAGCCACTCCTGGTGGGACGTCCCGGTCAGCGAGGTCTCGACATTGGAGTCGACGCAGCAGGCCTACCAGCGGTACGCCGACTGGAAGAAAGTCCAGCGGCCGCTGATCAACCCCTCCGATCGCTGA
- the iolB gene encoding 5-deoxy-glucuronate isomerase — translation MNSTLYVPANSATAPFTVAITPEDAGWAESSLHVVDLGDRGSVSLTTDDNEVMILPLAGGGTVESSGETFELSPRASVFDGPADMVYLGINQAYTLTGHGRIAICGARAATSLPNRRVAAADVAVELRGAGNCSRQVHNFGTATAFEADSLIACEVITPGGNWSSYPAHKHDENTEVETQLEEIYYFEVDDSPAGTPGFGYHRVYGTPERPIEVLEEVRTGDVVLVPHGYHGPSIAAPGHHMYYLNVMAGSGPTRAWLICDDPSHTWLRGSWEHQEIDPRLPFTASSLSSAQKEE, via the coding sequence ATGAACTCGACGTTGTACGTACCCGCCAACAGCGCTACGGCACCGTTCACGGTCGCGATCACCCCCGAGGACGCCGGCTGGGCCGAGTCTTCGCTGCACGTCGTCGATCTCGGGGATCGTGGGTCGGTGTCGCTGACCACCGACGACAACGAAGTGATGATCCTGCCGCTCGCGGGCGGGGGAACCGTCGAGAGCAGTGGCGAGACCTTCGAATTGTCGCCCCGTGCTTCGGTGTTCGATGGTCCTGCCGACATGGTGTACCTAGGGATCAACCAGGCCTACACCCTCACCGGCCACGGGCGCATCGCGATCTGCGGCGCCCGCGCGGCGACATCGTTGCCCAACCGCCGGGTCGCGGCCGCCGATGTGGCCGTCGAGCTGCGCGGCGCGGGCAATTGCAGCCGGCAGGTACACAACTTCGGCACCGCCACGGCGTTCGAGGCGGACTCGTTGATCGCGTGCGAGGTCATCACGCCGGGCGGCAACTGGTCGAGCTATCCGGCGCACAAACACGACGAGAACACCGAGGTGGAAACCCAACTCGAGGAGATCTACTACTTCGAGGTGGACGACAGCCCAGCGGGCACACCGGGATTCGGGTACCACCGGGTGTACGGCACCCCGGAGCGTCCCATCGAGGTGCTCGAAGAGGTCCGCACGGGCGATGTCGTGCTGGTCCCGCACGGCTACCACGGTCCCTCCATCGCGGCTCCCGGCCACCACATGTACTACCTCAACGTGATGGCAGGCTCCGGCCCCACTCGGGCCTGGCTCATCTGCGACGATCCGTCTCACACCTGGCTGCGCGGCAGCTGGGAACATCAGGAGATCGATCCGCGACTTCCGTTCACCGCCTCGTCGCTGTCCTCGGCCCAGAAAGAAGAATGA
- a CDS encoding sugar phosphate isomerase/epimerase family protein, whose amino-acid sequence MPSILVGSAPDSWGVWFPDDPQQTPYTRFLDEVAESGYEWIELGPYGYLPTDPSQLLDELGSRGLKLSAGTVFEHLHQEGSWDAVWKQIQDVARLTAAVGGKHVVVIPEMWRDAATGAVLEDRDLSPEQWARKTGGMNDLGKAMFETYGVRAQYHPHADSHVDTEDNVYRFLDGTDSRFVNLCLDTGHISYCGGDNIAIIRRAPERIGYLHLKQVDPQVRAKVEAQDLPFGEAVRLGAMTEPPLGIPDMPPLLAEIERLGIDVFAIVEQDMYPCAVEAPLPIAQRTRNYLASCGIPSVRFRP is encoded by the coding sequence ATGCCTTCGATCTTGGTTGGTTCGGCCCCCGATTCGTGGGGTGTGTGGTTTCCCGACGATCCGCAGCAGACGCCGTACACGCGGTTCCTCGACGAGGTGGCCGAGTCGGGGTATGAGTGGATCGAGTTGGGGCCGTACGGCTATCTGCCGACCGACCCATCCCAGTTGCTCGATGAGCTCGGCTCGCGGGGGCTCAAGCTCTCGGCCGGCACTGTCTTCGAACACCTGCACCAAGAGGGGTCATGGGATGCGGTGTGGAAGCAGATCCAGGACGTCGCGAGGCTGACCGCTGCGGTCGGTGGCAAGCATGTGGTGGTGATTCCGGAGATGTGGCGCGACGCCGCCACCGGGGCGGTACTCGAAGACCGCGACTTGAGCCCCGAGCAGTGGGCCAGGAAGACCGGCGGCATGAACGATCTCGGCAAGGCGATGTTCGAGACCTACGGGGTGCGGGCGCAATACCATCCGCACGCCGATTCCCACGTCGACACCGAAGACAATGTCTACCGCTTCCTCGACGGCACCGACAGCAGGTTCGTGAACCTGTGCCTGGATACCGGGCACATCTCCTACTGCGGTGGAGACAACATTGCGATCATCCGCCGGGCCCCCGAGCGAATCGGGTATCTGCATCTCAAGCAGGTCGACCCGCAGGTGCGGGCCAAAGTAGAGGCCCAGGACCTGCCCTTCGGTGAGGCCGTACGGCTGGGGGCGATGACCGAGCCGCCGCTGGGAATCCCTGACATGCCACCGCTGCTGGCCGAGATCGAGAGACTCGGCATCGATGTGTTCGCGATCGTCGAGCAGGACATGTACCCCTGCGCCGTCGAGGCACCCCTGCCCATCGCCCAACGCACCCGCAACTACCTCGCGTCCTGCGGCATCCCCTCCGTGAGGTTCCGACCATGA
- a CDS encoding CoA-acylating methylmalonate-semialdehyde dehydrogenase has protein sequence MTATISHWVNNEAFAGASSATAAVTNPATGETTGQVALASVEDARVVIDAAAAAFPQWRDTSLAKRTQILFKFRELLNERKGELAEIITSEHGKVVSDALGEVSRGQEVVEFACGIPHLLKGGFTENASTKVDVYSIRQPLGVVGVISPFNFPAMVPMWFFPIAIACGNTVVLKPSEKDPTAALWIAALWAEAGLPAGVFNVLHGDKTAVDELLTNPKIASVSFVGSTPIAQYVYATGTAAGKRVQALGGAKNHAVILPDADLDLAADAMVNAGFGSAGERCMAISAAVAVGPIADDLVAKIAARTTDLTIGDGAGDSDMGPLVTQAHRDKVASYIDAGEADGAKVVVDGRTVTANGAADGFWLGPTLLDNVTPQMSVYTDEIFGPVLSVVRVDTYDQALELINTNPYGNGTAIFTNDGGAARRFQNEVQVGMVGINVPIPVPMAYYSFGGWKNSLFGDSHAHGMDGVNFFTRQKAITQRWLDPSHGGINLGFPENA, from the coding sequence ATGACCGCCACGATTTCGCATTGGGTGAACAACGAGGCCTTCGCTGGCGCGAGCAGTGCGACTGCTGCGGTGACGAATCCGGCTACGGGTGAGACGACTGGGCAGGTGGCGTTGGCGTCGGTGGAGGACGCGCGTGTGGTCATCGATGCCGCCGCTGCAGCGTTCCCGCAGTGGCGTGACACCTCGCTGGCCAAGAGGACTCAGATCCTGTTCAAATTCCGCGAGTTGTTGAACGAGCGCAAGGGTGAACTCGCCGAGATCATCACCAGCGAGCACGGCAAAGTGGTCTCCGATGCCCTCGGCGAAGTCTCGCGCGGCCAGGAAGTCGTCGAGTTCGCCTGCGGCATCCCCCACCTCCTCAAAGGCGGATTCACCGAAAACGCCTCCACCAAGGTCGACGTCTACTCCATCCGCCAACCCCTGGGCGTGGTCGGAGTCATCTCCCCCTTCAACTTCCCCGCCATGGTCCCGATGTGGTTCTTCCCCATCGCCATCGCCTGCGGCAACACCGTCGTACTCAAACCCTCAGAAAAAGACCCCACCGCCGCACTGTGGATCGCCGCGCTGTGGGCCGAAGCCGGCCTCCCCGCCGGGGTGTTCAACGTCCTGCACGGCGACAAGACCGCCGTCGACGAACTGCTGACCAACCCCAAGATCGCCTCGGTGTCCTTCGTCGGATCCACCCCCATCGCCCAATACGTCTACGCCACCGGCACCGCCGCCGGCAAACGCGTCCAAGCCCTGGGCGGGGCGAAAAACCACGCCGTGATCCTGCCCGACGCCGACCTGGACCTGGCCGCCGATGCCATGGTCAACGCCGGCTTCGGCTCCGCCGGAGAACGCTGCATGGCCATCAGCGCCGCCGTCGCGGTCGGCCCGATCGCCGACGACCTGGTCGCCAAAATCGCCGCACGCACCACCGACCTCACAATCGGCGACGGCGCAGGAGACTCCGACATGGGCCCCCTGGTCACCCAAGCCCACCGCGACAAAGTCGCCTCCTACATCGACGCCGGCGAAGCCGACGGCGCCAAAGTCGTCGTCGACGGCCGCACCGTCACCGCCAACGGCGCCGCAGACGGCTTCTGGCTCGGCCCCACCCTGCTCGACAACGTCACCCCACAGATGAGCGTCTACACCGACGAAATCTTCGGCCCCGTCCTCTCCGTCGTGCGCGTCGACACCTACGACCAAGCCCTGGAGCTGATCAACACCAACCCCTACGGCAACGGCACCGCGATCTTCACCAACGACGGCGGCGCCGCCCGCCGCTTCCAAAACGAAGTCCAGGTCGGCATGGTCGGCATCAACGTCCCCATCCCCGTCCCCATGGCCTACTACAGCTTCGGCGGCTGGAAAAACTCCCTCTTCGGCGACAGCCACGCCCACGGCATGGACGGCGTCAACTTCTTCACCCGCCAAAAAGCCATCACCCAACGCTGGCTCGACCCCAGCCACGGCGGCATCAACCTCGGCTTCCCCGAAAACGCCTGA
- a CDS encoding Gfo/Idh/MocA family protein, with amino-acid sequence MTDLRVAVLGVGVMGADHVARITSRISGARVSVVNDYVHEKAEQIASQIDGCRAIADPLDAIADPGVDAVLLATPGSTHEKQLLACLEQGKPVMCEKPLTTDVSTSLEIVRREAQLDHPLIQVGFMRRFDEEYMRLKALLDGGELGRPLVMHCVHRNADVPSYFDSSLIVKDSLVHEVDVTRFLFDEEIASVQIVKPFSNPGAPEGVIDPQIAILRTVSGKHVDVELFVTTGVAYEVRTEVVGEKGSAMIGLDMGLIRKSAPGTWGGQITPGFRERFGRAYDTEIQRWVDAVRTGGTTGTYTDGPTAWDGYAAAAVCAAGVESLDTGLPVDVQLADRP; translated from the coding sequence ATGACCGACTTGCGCGTCGCCGTCCTCGGTGTGGGCGTGATGGGCGCCGATCACGTCGCACGGATTACGTCCCGGATCTCGGGAGCGCGGGTGTCTGTGGTCAACGACTACGTTCACGAGAAGGCCGAGCAGATCGCGTCGCAGATCGACGGCTGCCGGGCGATCGCCGACCCGTTGGACGCGATCGCCGACCCAGGCGTCGACGCCGTGCTGCTGGCCACACCGGGAAGTACGCACGAGAAGCAACTGCTGGCCTGCCTGGAGCAAGGTAAGCCCGTGATGTGCGAAAAGCCCCTGACCACGGATGTTTCCACGTCGCTGGAGATCGTCAGGCGCGAGGCCCAGCTGGATCACCCGTTGATCCAGGTCGGATTCATGCGTCGCTTCGACGAGGAGTACATGCGCCTGAAGGCGCTGCTGGACGGCGGTGAGCTGGGGCGACCCCTGGTCATGCACTGCGTGCACCGCAATGCCGACGTCCCGTCGTACTTCGACAGCTCGCTGATCGTCAAGGACTCCCTCGTGCACGAGGTGGACGTGACGAGATTCCTGTTCGACGAGGAGATCGCCAGCGTCCAGATCGTCAAGCCATTCTCGAATCCTGGTGCGCCCGAAGGCGTCATCGATCCTCAGATCGCCATCCTGCGCACCGTGTCGGGCAAGCACGTTGACGTGGAGCTGTTCGTCACCACCGGCGTGGCCTACGAAGTGCGCACCGAAGTGGTCGGCGAGAAGGGCAGCGCGATGATCGGATTGGACATGGGGCTGATCCGCAAGTCCGCACCGGGAACCTGGGGCGGTCAGATCACTCCTGGCTTCCGTGAGCGTTTCGGCCGCGCTTACGACACCGAGATCCAGCGCTGGGTCGACGCCGTGCGGACCGGCGGCACAACGGGGACCTACACGGATGGACCGACGGCGTGGGACGGCTATGCGGCTGCGGCCGTGTGCGCCGCCGGCGTCGAATCACTCGATACCGGACTGCCCGTCGATGTGCAGCTCGCGGACCGTCCCTGA
- a CDS encoding sugar phosphate isomerase/epimerase family protein produces the protein MAEHSLVATAWTSAGDTSPARTPSVSPVPIAERVAAVADAGFCGMGLIAADLEIVRDTIGFAGLRDLLADHGLTHIEIELIERWWVPRDEPGNSYAVRDLLFDAADVLAPAFVKIGSENGPPTPEPERLTASLRDLADQAVEHGTRIALETMPFSVISTVPLGAEIISATGHSAIGLLVDAWHVFRAGTTLDELRTVLHPGMVYGVELDDAADTVAGTLFEDTVDNRLLCGEGTFDLPGLVAVLRELGFDGPWGVEILSTSFRALPVREALMRAAASTLTVL, from the coding sequence ATGGCGGAGCATTCCCTCGTGGCCACGGCGTGGACGAGCGCGGGTGACACCTCGCCTGCGCGCACACCGTCGGTCAGCCCGGTGCCGATCGCCGAACGCGTTGCGGCCGTGGCAGACGCGGGCTTCTGCGGCATGGGGCTGATCGCCGCCGACCTCGAAATAGTCCGTGACACCATCGGTTTCGCGGGCCTGCGGGATCTGCTGGCCGATCACGGGTTGACCCACATCGAGATCGAGCTGATCGAACGCTGGTGGGTGCCCAGGGACGAGCCGGGCAACAGCTATGCAGTTCGCGATCTTCTGTTCGACGCCGCCGATGTCCTGGCTCCCGCCTTCGTCAAGATCGGCTCCGAGAACGGACCGCCGACGCCGGAGCCCGAGAGGCTCACTGCATCCCTGCGGGACCTCGCCGACCAGGCCGTCGAGCACGGCACGCGGATCGCACTCGAGACCATGCCGTTCTCGGTCATCTCGACGGTGCCCCTGGGAGCCGAGATCATCTCCGCAACAGGGCATTCCGCCATCGGTCTGCTGGTTGACGCGTGGCACGTGTTTCGGGCGGGGACGACGCTCGACGAGCTCCGGACCGTGCTGCACCCCGGCATGGTCTACGGCGTCGAACTCGACGATGCCGCAGACACCGTGGCCGGCACGCTGTTCGAGGACACCGTGGACAACCGGCTGCTGTGCGGCGAGGGCACGTTCGACCTCCCCGGTCTCGTCGCCGTCCTGCGTGAACTCGGCTTCGACGGGCCGTGGGGGGTAGAGATCCTCTCGACGTCGTTCCGCGCCCTTCCGGTCCGGGAAGCACTCATGCGGGCGGCCGCATCAACGCTGACCGTGCTCTGA